ACTTAGTTACTCACTTCTGATGCGATTTATTTGCAGTTTTTCACTTTATCGGGATATTGAATCGCCGTAAATTCAGCATAAATCACTAGATAAAAAAGACGCGCGTCTCACTGTCGGCGGCTGAGGAAATTTTGTTGTAAAATGAGCGCGGCCCGTTTGCGTTGGTATTTTTCAGTGCTGGCTAACGCTGAAAGGCGTCTAACAGCACGCGGCGTGAAGTTAACAGTTATTTAGTGGGCACTTTAAgaccatttaaaatatattttatcttTATTATCTTAAAGGGTTAcacttatttgtatttctttttaagaTACCTTCAACTTTAATCGAACCCGACCGCTacacaaacattttaagtCCATAACAAACTATTTGAGGTATTTGATCTCTGCCAAGCCTAACAGTGGTCATTATATTTATGTAGACTATAAAGAGCCAAACTTTTCGTTTAAGTCggcttgtaaatatttggGCAAGAGTAAAGAATACtgaaaattaacatttttaagaaaCAAATAGTTATTCACAAAATAATGAATCAAAATAACTTAAAGCTTGTTAAGaacagtttattttttttaatattaaggTAAATAATTAACTTAGCTAAAAATGAGCTAGAGTGCCGGATCTGGCGTGTGGCAGAAGAGTGACAGTCATTTCTGGTATTTTTTAGCACATTCTATCCCAATCTCCTCACACACATAACAAAAGGCAGgagaaaaattgtaaattattacGGATTTCCCGGACATTTTTCTGCCATTTCCCGAGCAATGTAAGTAGAAAGCATTCGAAAAACCTAATCcgcaacaaacacacacacaaaacccGGACGAAAATGTTGCGCTTGCCAAATTATggttattaatttgttatgaAAACGTCTCTCTCACGGCCGCCTTCtacatgaaaaaaaaaaattggactAACAACGAAGAAACCAAAAGTTGCGCTGCAGAATAGCAAGTGAGGTCCATTGGATCAGTTGAAAGGATACCCCCAGGACAACGCCATGGTGACCCCGCAATCGCCGACGCCCATGTTCAATGGATTGGACGATGATCTCTACAGCGACGCCAAGTATGCCCATGAAATCAACGACAAGATGCGGGTGCCCAAGAGAATTAAGGCCACTGGGGAGTACTCCAACGAGGATCTGCTGCTGTCCAACCAGAACGGCATGATCAGCTCCTGGAACTATCACGACAAGATTGACATGAATGTACCCGATCGAATTGTGGTCCTGGGCCACAATCAGCACCTGGAGACGCGCTCTGCTCCGCGGGAAATCCAGCTGGAGAACTCCATTCTGCCCAAGAATCCATCGGTCGGATTGGTGCGCGTCCAGACGCCACCGCGCATCATCACCCTCACCGATCACCACTTCCCCTCGGCCTCCGAGGAGAACTCACCCAATCGGGCAAATGGTCATCATCTGTATGGTGACGACGAAGACGccgacgacgaggaggccCATGCCACCCAATATGTGCGTGCCAATGGAGTTGCCCGTATGGGATTCCACGCAAATGACACCAATTCCGTTGAATCGGACTCGCAGGTGAGtaaatatatcatatatcaagaatataattttcagttttttaattCGATTGTGAATGCTTCTAAATGAAATGGATTGGCAGAAGTATTTCGGAAAAGATTACGCTTTTGCGTATCAGCAGACAGAAGAGCAACTTCGTGATTTCCTTATTATGGGTACTTGATTGATAACTTGATTTGATAAAAGTGCATTTATAGATCCTAGCGATCTACACATGACGCAATGAAACAGCCAAGAATGGTAATAGATAGCGATCCCACTGCGTTTGCCACCCGTTCTGTTTGCCAAGCGATTAATAACCAGCTGGTTTATTGAATTCCTAATACTGCTATGATAAGACGGCTGACCCAATTCCGATCGATTGTGTGGAAACACACTCTCACTCTTGTTAATCGCTGGAGTAGGCGTGGGCCTCCGGTCGATCCTCGCCCTCCTGTGCGTCCTTAAGGCGCTTCGCAAAAGGACGACATTTCCAGATGTCCACCTCGGTGGCCAGGCACTTGCGAAAATCGAAATCGCACAGACCCAGACTGTAAGAGCCCTCCATGGGCTCAAAGTAGTGGAGGCCTCGGCCAATCTTAATGACCACACCCGAGCTAAGCACGATCTTGCGATCATGCAAACTGTCGTCCATCTGGTAATTCATCTGGATGTTGCCAGCGGCCAGGTCGCTCCTCATTTGCTGCAGCATCTGCAACTGATTCTCGGGTGCCGCCGCATCTGGGCGCGTGGTGAGGCGAATATACTTTAGATAGCGACAGTTCTTGACCAGCACCTCCAAGAAGTTGAGCAAATTCCTGAAGTGAGGCGGCTCCGTGAGGTGTGGCTCATTGAGATGCGCCTCCCGGACGGCATCGTCCAAGTACGGGCCAAACAGCCGCTGGTAGCTCCTGCCCCTGGCACCCTGCTCGATGGTGATGTGATCCAGCATCCTGCTGGTGTGCAAGTGACCTTTGACCTGATCCCTCAGCTGTTTGGCCCGCGCCTCGTACATCTTCAAGTACTTCCCACACAGCTGGCGGCGACTCGGCTCCGCATCGGCCATATGGGATAACTTGAAGATGCTCTCCTCGTAGAGCAGTATCGCCTCCATAATGTGACCCGTCTGCTCGCACTTCAGTGCACTGATTATCGCCTCCAGTTTCGGCAGCTCGCCATCATCCACTTCTGCGAGGTTGGGGCTGGTCTGCATGGTTCACTATACAGAAATTTCGAGTTCGGGTGAATTTTccaaagttttttgtttatattgatACAGACAATTTTTGGGGAAGCTTTGAAAATGACTTGTTTCTGACAACTATTATTTCGCTTCGCTTGATATGGAATCCTTGGTATAGAAGTCTTTTCCTAAATGTCACATTGATCACAGAATAAGTCTCCCAATTTTTCCAAAtcaaacacttttaaaatggcaaacacaTCTAAACCTGTACGTGGCATTAATCTGCGAATACCCTTTGTTTTCCAGCTGACCACGGGCAGTGCCAGCAAGCGCTCGCAGTtgaatcagcagcagcacaacaaTCTGGATGCCTCGATGTTGGCGCACCGAGAGGGCACGCCCATGGGCGAGCTGACGCCCCACGAGGAGATCCTGTATCTAAGACGCCAGCTGGCTAAGCTGAATCGCCGGGTGCTGAACATCGAGATCAACAATGAGCAGCGCACGCAGCGGGAGAAGATCGTCTACTGTCTGGGCCTGGCCTACTTCGTACTCAAGACAATATTCTGGCTGAATCGCAATTAGATAGGGACTGGCCACTATGACGGTTGGAGATCTGCGGTGGGTGGTGCCAGGACGACCACCATGCTATGGACACCCTTTTGGAACAGCTTCTTTCGTTTCTTGACTTCTGTGTTGTTTCTTTTGTGGAAAGGCTCTGAGAGagactttgttttttgtttgccataaCTTCGTAGTCTAAGCTCGATAATAAATAAGCGCAACACCGTTCTGTTTTGTACACCgtggaaaaccaaaaaacaaaggccCCCAATACTTAATTTTTAAGATCTGGCACTTAAGAAACGTGTATCTAAATTTAAGATTTATCTCTACGTGTTTCAACTGAGcagcccccaaaaaaacaCGAATCCGAATCATCACGGCATTGCATTGAAAAGATATTGTTTAAAGGGTTGTTTCTATTGTAGATCTGTTAACATTTGATAATCCCAAAGTGAAGACAAGAACTCTAATGGTATTTGTATGCGAAATCCCATACgataaatagttaaatatatacataaatataatagtACACTAAATCCCACAGAAATCATTGCATTGATTTTTGCATAACTACCGGAAACGAAGGATATCCATTTAGAGTGTAGCATGAATCATCAATTGAATTCATCatgatatttaaaataaaacgttTAAAGTACCGAACCaaagtttgtttacttttcttATTGTTTTCCCCAGGAAATGAGTagattttcagttttcaacgcatttaaaaaatgtatttattttaatttgttggtTTTCTCTTTAAATTATACGTATAGTAATCAATTAAAACTACCgattaaatgcaattacatCTGCTTGTCTCATCTAACTTCCGACTTCCTCTTCTGCTATACATCTTTAGCTAACAAGACGTTAAACATTAAGTTTAATGCAAAATGACGAAAAGACCTGAGCGAAATTTCGTTCGATTCATTtgcggtgtgtgtgtaatCGTTTTTCGTGTATTTGTCGTCTGTGAAGTGGATTATTTTCCCTTTCCAGCCCGATCTTTTGATCGTTTAATCGCTTTCATCCAACTACTGAGAGAACAAGATGCAATTGtttgtatctttttatttataatggAATTATGTTATCGTTTACTTTACACAATTTATATGCAAGGGGGACTACTTTCCTCTTCAATTTCCCCAACGATTCGCACTTTTCAGGCGAATCGCAGCaggaacgaaaaaaaaacacctcaACGCACATCCTGCTACTCTTATTTCTTCTTCTCCTTTCCTGTTGGTTGTCCTCTTCTTTGTATATGGGCATTATAAAAGAAACGACTActataaacttaaaaactcatatgtataaatacaattttgcttattttcacGTATTTTTGTTCTCTcgcgtgtgtttgtttgttttgggatACAACTTCAACAGATATCGCTTGTTCATGTGGTCGATGAAATGATCGGGCTTGGTTTTTAGTATTATTAAGGGGGGAAACTTGTGGATGCTGATGTTTGGATGTGGTGTTGCCACCAGTGTTCTTGTTTGCTTGTGGGTTCTGGCTGGTTGTGTGTGACTTGGTGATGGATTGGGGTTGGGGATGAGCAGTCTACTCGCtctcatcatcgtcgtcctcatcGGACTCTTCCTTCTTGCTCTTCTTCGACGCTTTTTTCGCTGGTTTCGCGCGCTTCTTGGCTCCACCGTTAGCAGCACTGCTGCCACCATTGGCCTCGAACTCCTTGACAGCCCGATCGTAGTCATCCTTGGCCTTGGCAGCCTTGGCCTCCCACTCCTACGCATCAAAAGAAGAAATCGTAGTGTAAGTAAGGATATCGGGATAGCAATAACCATGTGCCAAGTTTACTTACAGACTTGTCCTTCATTGCCCTCCATAATTCGCCACCGCGCTTGGCCACCTCGGTAACCTTGATGCCGGGATTCTCACGCTTGATCGACTCGCGGGCACTGTTGAGCCACAGCATGTAGGCGGAGAGTGGGCGTTTTGGCTTATCAGACATATTTGAATGTGTTTTTG
This sequence is a window from Drosophila teissieri strain GT53w chromosome 2R, Prin_Dtei_1.1, whole genome shotgun sequence. Protein-coding genes within it:
- the LOC122613208 gene encoding high mobility group protein D, whose translation is MSDKPKRPLSAYMLWLNSARESIKRENPGIKVTEVAKRGGELWRAMKDKSEWEAKAAKAKDDYDRAVKEFEANGGSSAANGGAKKRAKPAKKASKKSKKEESDEDDDDESE
- the LOC122612610 gene encoding MIT domain-containing protein 1 gives rise to the protein MQTSPNLAEVDDGELPKLEAIISALKCEQTGHIMEAILLYEESIFKLSHMADAEPSRRQLCGKYLKMYEARAKQLRDQVKGHLHTSRMLDHITIEQGARGRSYQRLFGPYLDDAVREAHLNEPHLTEPPHFRNLLNFLEVLVKNCRYLKYIRLTTRPDAAAPENQLQMLQQMRSDLAAGNIQMNYQMDDSLHDRKIVLSSGVVIKIGRGLHYFEPMEGSYSLGLCDFDFRKCLATEVDIWKCRPFAKRLKDAQEGEDRPEAHAYSSD
- the LOC122612609 gene encoding transport and Golgi organization protein 11 → MVTPQSPTPMFNGLDDDLYSDAKYAHEINDKMRVPKRIKATGEYSNEDLLLSNQNGMISSWNYHDKIDMNVPDRIVVLGHNQHLETRSAPREIQLENSILPKNPSVGLVRVQTPPRIITLTDHHFPSASEENSPNRANGHHLYGDDEDADDEEAHATQYVRANGVARMGFHANDTNSVESDSQLTTGSASKRSQLNQQQHNNLDASMLAHREGTPMGELTPHEEILYLRRQLAKLNRRVLNIEINNEQRTQREKIVYCLGLAYFVLKTIFWLNRN